A single Bacillus sp. OxB-1 DNA region contains:
- the ypfJ gene encoding KPN_02809 family neutral zinc metallopeptidase yields the protein MEWKGRRGSSNVEDRRGRGGGMMIGGGLGGIVLVLLVMFLGGDPGELLGNMGGSNGTESQIAYQETEQERELADFVSVVLADTEDVWTSIFEEKGFVYKNPTLVLYTDSVQSACGTAAAAVGPFYCPGDQKLYIDLSFYNELQNQFQAPGDFAMAYVIAHEVGHHVQTLLGISDEIMPLRNQMSETEFNKYLVRFELQADYLAGVWAHHAQGLGYLEEGDLEEALTAASAVGDDTIQRRARGYVVPDSFTHGSSEQRRSWFYKGFQAGNLEEGDTFKSALP from the coding sequence ATGGAGTGGAAAGGAAGAAGAGGCAGTTCGAATGTGGAGGATCGGCGAGGCCGCGGCGGGGGAATGATGATCGGCGGCGGACTCGGCGGCATCGTGCTGGTGCTCCTCGTCATGTTCCTAGGCGGCGATCCGGGGGAGCTGCTTGGGAATATGGGAGGTTCCAACGGGACGGAAAGTCAAATCGCCTACCAAGAGACCGAACAGGAAAGAGAGCTGGCTGATTTCGTTTCGGTCGTCCTCGCGGATACCGAAGACGTTTGGACTTCCATTTTCGAAGAGAAAGGATTTGTTTATAAGAACCCGACACTGGTCCTTTACACGGACAGTGTGCAATCCGCCTGCGGAACCGCTGCAGCTGCGGTAGGTCCGTTCTACTGTCCTGGCGACCAAAAGCTCTATATTGACCTCAGTTTCTATAATGAACTGCAAAACCAATTCCAAGCACCCGGCGATTTTGCCATGGCTTATGTCATCGCCCATGAAGTCGGACACCATGTCCAGACTTTGCTCGGCATTTCGGACGAAATCATGCCGTTGCGTAACCAGATGAGCGAAACGGAGTTCAATAAATACCTCGTCCGCTTCGAGTTGCAGGCCGACTATCTGGCGGGCGTCTGGGCGCATCACGCACAAGGCTTGGGGTATCTGGAAGAAGGAGATTTGGAAGAAGCATTGACTGCCGCCAGTGCGGTGGGAGACGACACCATCCAGCGACGGGCAAGAGGGTATGTCGTGCCGGACAGTTTCACGCACGGCTCCTCCGAGCAGAGACGAAGCTGGTTCTATAAAGGGTTCCAGGCAGGCAATTTGGAAGAAGGCGATACATTTAAGTCTGCGCTACCTTAA
- a CDS encoding 4-hydroxyphenylacetate 3-hydroxylase family protein — MFTGQQYLDSLRDGRVVYLNGERIDDVTTHPAYRNAAKSYARMYDSLHDPAKQEILTTVNEYGDRTHKFFKTPESAEDLLGARDAIAEWSKMNFGYMGRTPDYKASFLGHLQGYADYYEGFEDNARAWYRKASKELPFVNHTVINPQMDRSKPLHENKDVFVRVVKERDDGIVVKGAKMVGTAAALTNYNFVANYGPKDLGDGDQSHALIFLVPMNAPGVKMISRQSYELQALRQGSPFDYPLSSRFDENDAVIVLDEVFVPWENVLAYQNIEVSNNFVAHTHFVNRFSFHGCTRLGVKLDFMTGLILKATEASGTHQFRGVQANIGEIVAMRNMIWSLSTAMAMKPDVGRNGVLVPNGEYANAYRVLAPEVWVRIKHIFEQVIAGGLIQLPSGSADFNNPEIRPYLDQYYKGTNTTAVERVKLLKMVWDAIGSEFGGRHELYEVNYAGNHENIRLEALYHAMGVGNADYFKGFVDEALSDYDLSGWTNSTWKEAVSTT, encoded by the coding sequence ATGTTTACAGGACAACAGTATTTGGATAGTTTACGTGATGGACGAGTAGTTTATTTAAATGGTGAGAGAATTGATGATGTCACCACGCATCCTGCTTATCGGAATGCTGCTAAATCTTATGCCCGCATGTATGATTCACTGCATGATCCCGCAAAACAGGAAATTTTGACGACGGTCAATGAGTATGGGGATCGGACGCATAAATTTTTCAAAACCCCCGAGTCGGCGGAGGACCTGCTAGGCGCACGGGATGCCATTGCAGAATGGTCTAAAATGAATTTCGGTTATATGGGGCGCACGCCGGATTATAAAGCATCTTTTCTTGGTCATCTACAAGGCTATGCCGATTATTACGAAGGATTCGAGGATAATGCTAGAGCTTGGTATCGAAAAGCCTCCAAAGAGTTGCCTTTTGTCAACCATACCGTCATTAATCCGCAGATGGACCGTTCCAAGCCCTTACATGAGAATAAAGATGTCTTTGTCCGGGTGGTAAAAGAGCGGGATGACGGAATTGTCGTAAAGGGCGCTAAAATGGTCGGTACAGCAGCAGCTCTGACGAATTATAATTTCGTAGCGAATTATGGCCCGAAGGATCTGGGAGACGGCGATCAAAGCCATGCTTTGATATTCCTGGTGCCAATGAATGCACCGGGCGTTAAAATGATCAGCCGCCAATCGTACGAATTGCAGGCATTGCGGCAAGGATCACCATTCGATTATCCCTTATCGAGCCGTTTTGATGAGAATGATGCAGTCATCGTGTTGGATGAAGTATTTGTCCCTTGGGAAAACGTATTGGCCTATCAAAATATCGAGGTTTCCAATAATTTTGTGGCACATACCCATTTTGTTAACCGATTCAGCTTCCATGGCTGCACACGGCTTGGGGTGAAATTGGATTTCATGACGGGGTTGATCTTAAAAGCGACAGAAGCATCGGGAACTCATCAATTCAGAGGAGTTCAAGCAAACATCGGTGAAATTGTAGCGATGCGTAATATGATCTGGTCCTTGTCGACAGCTATGGCAATGAAACCGGACGTTGGACGCAATGGAGTCCTCGTGCCGAATGGTGAATACGCCAATGCGTACCGTGTGCTGGCTCCTGAAGTGTGGGTGCGGATCAAACATATTTTTGAACAAGTGATCGCAGGAGGCCTGATCCAATTGCCTTCCGGCTCCGCCGATTTTAACAACCCCGAAATTCGTCCGTATCTCGATCAATATTATAAAGGGACCAATACCACAGCTGTGGAACGGGTCAAGCTATTGAAAATGGTGTGGGATGCGATCGGTTCCGAATTTGGCGGCCGCCATGAATTATACGAAGTGAACTACGCCGGGAATCACGAGAATATTCGTTTGGAGGCGCTTTATCACGCGATGGGCGTAGGGAATGCAGATTATTTCAAGGGGTTTGTAGATGAAGCATTAAGTGACTATGACTTATCAGGATGGACCAATTCAACTTGGAAAGAAGCCGTATCTACAACGTGA
- a CDS encoding flavin reductase family protein: MDSGAFRNAMGKFATGITVITTDVDGTFHGMTANGFMSISLDPQLVAISIGEKAQTLQLIQKSRKFGVSVLDASQIDISKRFAGQTKGTTPFEFDELRGFPLIGQALVQIICDVTEEIQAGDHTIFLGKPSFIHAEDGEPLIFYSGKYTSLQGELV; encoded by the coding sequence ATGGACAGTGGAGCTTTTCGAAATGCGATGGGAAAGTTCGCGACAGGAATTACGGTAATTACGACAGATGTGGATGGCACTTTTCACGGAATGACAGCCAATGGGTTTATGTCGATTTCGTTGGATCCTCAACTTGTAGCGATATCCATTGGGGAAAAAGCACAGACGCTTCAACTTATCCAAAAGAGTCGGAAATTTGGGGTAAGCGTGTTGGATGCTTCTCAAATCGATATCTCCAAGCGCTTTGCGGGACAAACGAAAGGGACGACACCTTTTGAATTTGATGAGTTGCGAGGATTCCCGCTAATCGGACAGGCATTAGTGCAAATCATTTGTGACGTTACGGAAGAGATCCAGGCAGGGGATCACACAATCTTTTTAGGAAAACCTAGCTTTATCCATGCGGAAGATGGAGAACCGCTAATCTTCTATAGTGGAAAATATACTAGTTTACAGGGGGAGCTTGTATGA
- a CDS encoding catechol 2,3-dioxygenase: MTKNYVETTFDIAQIAHVEILSPEAEASVKFFTEMLGLEVVEVIGDQTFLRAYEENYKYSLIITKSEYPGLGHVAWRTTSPQALERRVKAIEASGYGIGWKEESPGHGRAYEFTTPDGHRMEVLWEVEYYHCREDNRSNLLSRFQKRPVHGVPVRRLDHINLMSSNPEADTKFLQDVLGFRVREKIVDGDFVVGTWNSVSNLVHEIAFMAEPTGAKGKLHHVCYWYGVPQNLYDAADLLKDYGYFIEIPPNKHGISQAFCMYAYEPGGNRVELFGDAGYLIFDPDWKTLVWEMKDVPGTGDTWIGAVFPDSFWNYGTGSPSEVLTTAVQE, from the coding sequence ATGACGAAAAACTATGTGGAAACGACTTTTGATATTGCCCAAATTGCCCATGTGGAAATACTATCGCCGGAAGCGGAAGCATCCGTAAAATTTTTCACTGAAATGCTCGGCCTAGAAGTGGTAGAAGTGATTGGTGATCAAACCTTTTTACGTGCGTATGAAGAAAACTATAAATACTCATTAATCATTACAAAGTCCGAGTATCCTGGACTCGGCCATGTGGCTTGGCGGACAACATCCCCACAAGCGTTGGAACGCCGCGTGAAAGCGATCGAAGCAAGTGGTTACGGCATCGGATGGAAGGAAGAGTCCCCAGGCCATGGCCGTGCCTATGAATTCACAACGCCGGACGGTCATAGAATGGAAGTTTTATGGGAGGTTGAATACTATCATTGCAGAGAAGACAATCGCTCCAACTTATTATCGCGCTTCCAAAAACGGCCTGTCCACGGGGTGCCGGTCCGTCGATTGGATCATATCAACTTAATGTCATCTAACCCGGAGGCGGATACGAAATTCCTTCAAGACGTGCTAGGTTTCAGAGTGCGCGAGAAAATTGTAGACGGTGATTTTGTAGTCGGCACATGGAATAGTGTATCCAATCTCGTGCATGAAATTGCATTTATGGCAGAGCCAACAGGAGCTAAAGGTAAGCTGCATCATGTGTGCTACTGGTATGGCGTTCCACAAAATCTATATGATGCCGCTGATCTTTTGAAAGACTATGGTTACTTTATTGAAATTCCTCCCAATAAGCATGGGATTAGCCAAGCCTTTTGCATGTATGCCTATGAGCCAGGCGGAAATCGGGTGGAGTTGTTCGGAGACGCAGGCTATTTAATATTCGATCCGGACTGGAAAACTCTTGTTTGGGAAATGAAGGACGTCCCGGGTACTGGCGATACATGGATTGGAGCGGTTTTCCCGGATTCGTTCTGGAACTATGGAACGGGAAGCCCATCCGAAGTATTGACAACCGCTGTGCAGGAATAG
- a CDS encoding acetaldehyde dehydrogenase (acetylating): MRKIKSAIVGSGNIGTDLMMKLLKKDSFLELALVVGIDPESDGLLHARKRGIATSSEGINAILEHGDIQIVFDATSAQAHIEHAKKLREAGIIAIDLTPAAVGPYVIPSINLEEHLDEMNVNMVSCSGQATTPLIYAVSRVAPVLYSEIIATISSDSVGPGTRQNLDEFTITTANAAKTVGQAATARALPVINPAEPPVIMNNTIYAVLQDATDEEEVKRSIEQMVARVQEYVPGFRLKGKPYIDLRDTPWGKRYTVIIMNEVEGKGDYFPAYAGNLDIMTAAAQRVGEKLAEHLVKEGAKP, translated from the coding sequence ATGAGAAAAATCAAGTCGGCTATAGTAGGCAGTGGCAATATCGGCACGGATCTGATGATGAAGTTATTGAAGAAGGACAGCTTTTTGGAGTTGGCATTAGTTGTCGGAATTGATCCGGAGTCCGATGGGCTTCTACATGCCAGAAAGAGGGGCATCGCCACATCTTCTGAAGGGATCAATGCCATTTTGGAGCATGGCGATATCCAAATCGTCTTTGACGCAACGAGTGCCCAGGCACATATCGAACATGCGAAGAAGCTGAGGGAAGCTGGAATCATCGCGATTGATCTGACACCTGCGGCTGTCGGTCCATATGTCATTCCAAGCATCAATTTGGAAGAGCATTTGGATGAAATGAATGTCAACATGGTGTCCTGCAGCGGCCAGGCGACGACGCCATTGATTTACGCGGTTAGTCGAGTTGCACCTGTATTATATAGCGAAATCATAGCGACGATTTCAAGCGACTCTGTTGGACCAGGAACACGCCAGAATTTAGATGAATTCACAATTACGACAGCAAATGCCGCGAAGACAGTCGGACAGGCAGCAACAGCGCGTGCGCTGCCTGTCATTAATCCGGCAGAACCGCCAGTCATAATGAACAATACCATTTACGCAGTATTGCAAGATGCGACAGATGAAGAAGAAGTTAAACGATCAATTGAACAAATGGTTGCCCGTGTACAAGAATATGTGCCGGGTTTCCGTTTAAAAGGAAAGCCGTATATCGATTTGCGGGATACGCCGTGGGGCAAGCGCTATACAGTGATTATTATGAATGAAGTGGAAGGGAAAGGGGATTATTTTCCTGCGTACGCTGGAAACTTGGATATTATGACGGCCGCCGCCCAGCGTGTTGGTGAAAAATTGGCCGAGCATCTAGTGAAGGAGGGCGCCAAGCCATGA